The genomic region CAGCGTATCCGGTGCATTGCCGGCGTCACCCACCAGCACCCAGTCGATCGTCACCGCGGAGGCCGGGGCCGCGAGGAGTCCGAGGCCGGCCACCAGTCCGAACCACGTGAGGAGCGGGAGCACACGAATCCGCATCTGCCTTCCGCTTCCCAGGAGCGACCGCGAGAGCGCAGCCGAGCAGGGTACTCACTACGCTACCCCCTCCCTGGGGATCAAGCGAAATCCTGCAAGCCGACCCTGCGGCTACGGGCCTCGACCGCCTGTGCGGGACGCTGGAGCAGGGCTTCGAGCGGTCGGACTTCGCGACGGGCGCGGCGCGGCAGGCCGTCGCGTGACGAGGACGGTCTCCGAGGCGTCTCACTCGGGCGTTACGTACGCCGCCGTGATGCCGCCGTCGACCAGGAAGGTGGCGCCGTTCACGTAGGACGACTCGTCGCTCGCGAGGAAGAGCGCCGCCTTCGCCACCTCGGCGGCCTCCGCGAGGCGTCCCATCGGGACGTGCACGAGGCGGCGCTGGCGTGCGGCCGGCGTCGAGAGGAGCTGCGCGAGCAGCGGCGTGTTCACGGGGCCCGGGCAGAGGGCGTTGGCGCGGATGCCCTGGCGGGCGTACTCGATCGCGATCTCGCGGGTCATCGCGAGGACGGCGCCCTTGCTCGCGGTGTAGGCCACCTGCGAGGTGGCGGCGCCCATCACCGCGACGAACGACGCGGTGTTGACGATCGAGCCCCCGCCTGCGCGCAGGAGCGC from Deltaproteobacteria bacterium harbors:
- a CDS encoding glucose 1-dehydrogenase; this translates as MGEPRLRGKVALITGGASGIGREAVRLFAAEGARVVIADLDGAAAGTAAEAVRAAGGEAEPVACDVARSTDVRAAVETAERRFGALHVLFNNAGIFPADDGSPVDTPEETFDRVLAVNTRGVFLGCKHGIPALLRAGGGSIVNTASFVAVMGAATSQVAYTASKGAVLAMTREIAIEYARQGIRANALCPGPVNTPLLAQLLSTPAARQRRLVHVPMGRLAEAAEVAKAALFLASDESSYVNGATFLVDGGITAAYVTPE